In Hirschia baltica ATCC 49814, the genomic stretch ATGTATCAGCCAAAACCACTGAGGTGCCATTGTTTCATAAAGTTGACCTAGCCAACCGGACCCGAAACCACCGATAAATATAGCAAGATAGTACGATCCGATCATCATCGAATTAACGGACGCTGGTGCCACACGCGAGATAAAGGACATAGCAACTGGTCCAATATACAAAAATCCAGTTCCACAAATACAGTGAAATATAAACGGCCAGAACATGTGAATGCCGGCATCCGAACTTGTCATCTCACCAATCACAAGCATCATAAAGGCTAAGCCAAAAATCAAACACCCAATTGCAATTTTAATCGAATCCTGAGGCTCATTGCCCAGTTTATTCTGTCGGCGCCAAAACCACAAAACAAGAGGTGCAGCTGCTAAGACGAACATAAAATCAAGAGACTGGAACCAAGTTACTGGAACTTCAAAACCGAAAATAAGCCGATTGACTTCGTCTTTGATCCAGAGCGGATAAACATTCCAAACTTGCGCCTGCGCCGTCCAATATAATGACGTGATGGCCAACATAATCAGAATAACAAAGATTGGTGCAAAATCTTCCTTTTTCAATTTACGTGCGGCTATAGTTTCGGAAGTAATTTTGCTTTTCGGCAAATGGCGGCTACCGGCAACATAAATTGCAAGCCCTACCAGCATCCCAATTCCAGCTATACCAAAACCATAATGCCAGCCATAAAGTTCGCCCAATGTCCCACAAACGAGAGGCGCAATGGCCGCCCCCACATTTATGCTAAAATTGTAAATCGTGTATCCTGCATCACGCCTCTGATCTGAGGCTTCGTACAATTGCCCAACTTGCGCAGCGAGATTTCCTTTAAGGAAACCCGATCCGGCAATGAGAAACAATAAAGCAACAAGGAAAGAGACTTCAAAGGCCATAAGGAAATGCCCTATAGCCATCAGCATTGCACCAATCATGACTGCGGCATGCTGACCGATAAATCTATCTCCTAGATACCCACCGATTACAGGAGAAAAATAAACTAACCCAACATATATACCGAAGGTCTGAGAGGCCAAAGCCTGAGTAGACATCGGTCCAAATATAGACTCAAGAAAAGACTGAAAAGCACCAAAACCGGCAACATTGCCAGAGTGCTCGGGCAAGAACAGGTGCGTCGCCATGTAAAGCACGAGCAACGCCTGCATTCCGTAAAATGAGAAACGTTCCCACGCTTCTGTAAAGACAATAAAACCCAAGCCCTTTGGGTGACCGATAAATGCCGTACCATCTGCGTTTTGCACGGCATTTTTTATGTTCGTTTCCGGTTCAAGCTGCATGAGCCCCTCTTAAGTATAGTTTATCAAAGGCAATCATACGAAGCCAACATCAAATAGCCGCTAATTAAACGCTCGGAGGTGCGCAAATGTCACCACTCAGTATTATGTTAGTACCTAGACAGAATGGCCATTCTGGTAACACAATTCAATTCGAACTAAATTATCAGCTTGAATATATGCACAGCTGTCTAATCAGCTAGCATAACAACCAAGCTCTTCGTCTAATTTAATCTGGATAAGCTATTTGCCGACAACACTCTTGCAAGATTCAAATTTCTAGAGAAACATTCGCACTTGTAGATTTCATTATGTGGCTTGGTTGGGATTTAAAAAGAGAGGCCGCCATCAAAGGTAAAAAATGGAAAACCCTTCAAAATTTAATTCTAACCTCCCCCCTTCCAGAAAGTCACTCCCCCCCTTTGAAGCCTTACGAGCTTTCGATGCTGTCGCTAGATTGGGCGGAATTCGCAAAGCCGCCAATTGGCTCGAACGTGACCATGCTGTGTTAAGTCGCCACCTGCGATCAATAGAAAAATGGGCGGGCGTGCCACTTATTGAAAGATCAACAGCAGGAACCTCTTTGACAGAAGAAGGTCAAAAATACCAT encodes the following:
- a CDS encoding peptide MFS transporter, producing MQLEPETNIKNAVQNADGTAFIGHPKGLGFIVFTEAWERFSFYGMQALLVLYMATHLFLPEHSGNVAGFGAFQSFLESIFGPMSTQALASQTFGIYVGLVYFSPVIGGYLGDRFIGQHAAVMIGAMLMAIGHFLMAFEVSFLVALLFLIAGSGFLKGNLAAQVGQLYEASDQRRDAGYTIYNFSINVGAAIAPLVCGTLGELYGWHYGFGIAGIGMLVGLAIYVAGSRHLPKSKITSETIAARKLKKEDFAPIFVILIMLAITSLYWTAQAQVWNVYPLWIKDEVNRLIFGFEVPVTWFQSLDFMFVLAAAPLVLWFWRRQNKLGNEPQDSIKIAIGCLIFGLAFMMLVIGEMTSSDAGIHMFWPFIFHCICGTGFLYIGPVAMSFISRVAPASVNSMMIGSYYLAIFIGGFGSGWLGQLYETMAPQWFWLIHGGIVSSGAVLIVLLKPFMDKMARAE